Part of the Sporomusa termitida genome, ACTTTTCCTGTAGATGCTTCCATTACAATGGCTGACTTTGCCGTTATTGCCGGCAGGGGTTCGGATGCGAGGCCGGTTGCGGGTAAAAGTACCAGACACATCAATAACAATCTCCCAAGATTAGCTAGTTGTCCCATTCATCCAATCCTTTCTGTTAGAATAAACCAAAGATTATTATATAATTAAATTCTCCTGAGGTCAAAACTATATATTTTCCATATTTATCAAAAAAGACTTAACCGGAGAGAAAGCTTGCTTTCTCGGGGGATTAAGAGTCACGGCAGCTTCCGCTCCCGGCCGGGAGCGGAAGCAGTGTTGGCGGCATAAGCCAAGTTTTCTAAGCTTGGGCAGTACAATAAATATCCTGGCATTATTTTGTCTGTATCCGGGGATAATATTATCAAATTTAAGGAGGTGTACAGGATCATGGAAACGCTTGATATCAAAACAGCTTTACGTACGACCCTTACCCAAAAGCAGGAGTTGGTACGTGATTATCAATCCTTTGCTGATCGCGTTAATGACAAAGAGGTAGCAAAAATGTTTAAGCATTTTGCCGAGGCGGAAGCATTGCACTCTACACAGATT contains:
- a CDS encoding rubrerythrin family protein — its product is METLDIKTALRTTLTQKQELVRDYQSFADRVNDKEVAKMFKHFAEAEALHSTQIKSKLDDLAQ